Proteins encoded within one genomic window of Raineyella fluvialis:
- a CDS encoding hotdog fold thioesterase, whose product MTIWYEDAIDVDVINERSRGSAVEHLGIVITGATDDSLLGSMTVDQRTVQPFGVVHGGASVLFAETLASWAATYTLDQSRQYAVGLEINANHVRPGLPGLLHGVATPINLGRTTQVWDIRITNEAGKLVCVSRCTMAVLDVPDPSQGPVD is encoded by the coding sequence ATGACGATCTGGTACGAGGATGCGATCGATGTCGATGTGATCAACGAACGCAGCCGCGGCTCAGCCGTCGAGCATCTCGGCATCGTGATCACGGGCGCCACCGACGACTCTCTGCTGGGCAGCATGACGGTCGACCAACGTACGGTGCAGCCCTTCGGCGTGGTGCACGGCGGGGCCAGCGTCCTGTTCGCGGAGACCCTTGCCAGTTGGGCCGCGACCTACACCCTCGACCAGTCCCGGCAGTACGCAGTCGGGTTGGAGATCAACGCCAACCACGTCCGCCCCGGTCTGCCGGGCCTTCTCCACGGGGTCGCGACACCGATCAACCTGGGCCGGACGACACAGGTCTGGGACATCCGGATCACCAACGAGGCGGGCAAGCTCGTCTGTGTGAGCCGGTGCACCATGGCCGTCCTCGACGTTCCGGACCCCTCCCAGGGGCCGGTCGACTGA
- a CDS encoding MFS transporter: protein MTLLDRRPVATEIETDSTVVTPAPFAPVRPQRRAWVPAALATVTVAWGGNQFTPLLGPYETLRGFDQLTVNMLLGAYVTGIVPALFVSARLQRRWRLRTLNIIAVLLSLAGSILLATAGDHVGMLVAGRVLSGLALGAGMVNGSAWVRRLVLGRGPLDSRRLAAAARVSALSLTTGFGLGSTAAGLLAYAAPAPLVSAYVPHILLAVVTLVAVPVTSRGAEAAGAPVPTSSHRTVPGSGSGAGQRRLLLAVLPVAPLIFGSLGLAYAILPQRLAAVHGPVSVLYLTLLCATALTFGFGIQQAIRRVHSPLRMPAPTIGMALIIATTVVAAWRLHQLDPWTVWGMSGVLGTGYGLVISGSLVRIQLVASPRAEALLSALLYALAYAGFGLPFLLAWGHAAYDYDVLFYGLAALCVPLTVISHLAGRGLHPYGTGVGARTAGHSRPGR from the coding sequence GTGACCCTCCTGGACCGCCGCCCTGTCGCCACCGAGATCGAGACCGACTCCACGGTGGTGACCCCGGCACCGTTCGCACCGGTTCGGCCGCAACGGCGGGCCTGGGTCCCGGCGGCCCTGGCGACGGTGACCGTGGCCTGGGGCGGGAACCAGTTCACGCCCCTGCTGGGGCCGTACGAGACGCTGCGGGGATTCGACCAGCTCACCGTCAACATGCTGCTCGGGGCCTACGTCACCGGGATCGTCCCGGCACTGTTCGTCTCGGCGCGGCTGCAGCGACGGTGGCGGCTGCGGACGTTGAACATCATCGCGGTGCTGCTGAGCCTGGCCGGCAGCATCCTGCTGGCCACCGCGGGCGACCACGTCGGCATGCTGGTCGCGGGTCGGGTCCTCAGCGGTCTCGCGCTCGGCGCCGGCATGGTCAACGGCAGCGCGTGGGTCCGCCGGTTGGTCCTCGGACGGGGGCCACTGGATTCCCGGCGGCTCGCCGCAGCGGCCCGGGTGTCGGCGCTGAGCCTGACCACCGGCTTCGGCCTGGGATCGACCGCCGCCGGCCTGCTGGCGTACGCCGCGCCGGCGCCGCTGGTCTCCGCGTACGTCCCGCACATCCTGCTGGCCGTCGTCACCCTGGTCGCCGTCCCGGTCACCAGCCGTGGCGCCGAAGCCGCCGGGGCTCCGGTGCCCACATCGTCGCACAGGACCGTTCCCGGCAGCGGCTCCGGCGCCGGTCAGCGCCGGCTCCTGCTCGCCGTGCTGCCCGTGGCACCGCTGATCTTCGGCTCGCTCGGCCTGGCGTACGCCATCCTCCCGCAGCGCCTCGCCGCGGTCCACGGCCCTGTCTCGGTGCTCTACCTGACGCTGCTCTGCGCCACCGCCCTCACCTTCGGCTTCGGCATCCAGCAGGCGATCCGCCGGGTCCACTCCCCCCTGCGGATGCCCGCCCCGACGATCGGCATGGCGCTGATCATCGCCACCACGGTGGTCGCGGCGTGGCGCCTGCACCAACTCGACCCCTGGACGGTGTGGGGCATGTCCGGCGTCCTGGGCACCGGCTACGGCCTGGTGATCAGCGGATCCCTGGTGCGGATCCAACTGGTCGCCTCCCCGCGCGCCGAAGCCCTCCTCTCCGCCCTGCTCTACGCCCTCGCGTACGCGGGCTTCGGGCTGCCATTCCTCCTGGCCTGGGGCCACGCGGCGTACGACTACGACGTCCTCTTCTACGGCCTGGCCGCCCTCTGCGTCCCGCTGACCGTGATCTCCCACCTCGCCGGACGCGGGCTCCACCCGTACGGCACCGGCGTCGGTGCCCGGACCGCCGGACACTCCCGTCCTGGGCGATGA
- a CDS encoding IclR family transcriptional regulator, with product MTVPIPATAVPTEHGRTTSTPSILSKAFLLLECFSAEDRVLTFTELVERSGLPKSTVHRLLSRLMSLDIIEGHDRAYRIGMRLFAITTSMPASNLRDLCLPHLARLNAWSGTTVHLAVLRGVRVAFVERLTGRDELPAPKAGDVLPAHGTALGKALLAWLTVEERDGILPDPLPRFTSATITDRTELERQLQAVRHSNIALDLAEWHPGVYSAASALVVHRRQVGAIAVSTRSAAGLTDELKAGLLQTARTLSEGVQARIDAGEAGWTPVEDIRP from the coding sequence ATGACCGTCCCGATCCCCGCCACCGCGGTGCCGACCGAGCACGGCCGGACCACGTCGACGCCCTCGATCCTGTCGAAGGCGTTCCTGCTGCTCGAGTGCTTCTCGGCGGAGGACCGCGTGCTCACCTTCACCGAACTGGTGGAGCGCAGCGGGCTGCCGAAGTCGACCGTGCACCGACTGCTCAGCCGGTTGATGTCGCTGGACATCATCGAGGGCCACGACCGCGCCTACCGGATCGGCATGCGGCTGTTCGCCATCACCACCTCGATGCCGGCCTCGAACCTGCGCGACCTCTGCCTGCCCCATCTCGCACGCTTGAACGCCTGGTCGGGCACCACCGTCCACCTGGCCGTGCTCCGCGGCGTCCGGGTCGCCTTCGTGGAGCGGTTGACTGGGCGTGATGAGCTGCCCGCGCCCAAGGCCGGCGACGTCCTGCCGGCACACGGCACCGCCCTCGGCAAGGCCCTGCTGGCCTGGCTCACGGTCGAGGAGCGCGACGGCATCCTGCCCGACCCGCTGCCCCGGTTCACGTCCGCGACCATCACCGACCGCACGGAGCTGGAACGCCAGCTCCAGGCCGTGCGGCACAGCAACATCGCCCTCGACCTCGCCGAATGGCATCCCGGCGTCTACTCCGCCGCCAGTGCCCTGGTGGTGCACCGGCGACAGGTCGGGGCCATCGCGGTCTCCACCCGAAGCGCGGCCGGACTGACCGACGAGCTCAAGGCGGGACTCCTCCAGACCGCCAGAACTCTGAGCGAAGGGGTCCAGGCGCGCATCGACGCCGGCGAGGCCGGATGGACCCCGGTCGAGGACATCCGTCCCTGA
- a CDS encoding FMN-binding protein — translation MQVKTTITGGKITAITWVQLPSDGHSQRINSYAAPALVQEALQAQSANVDAVSGATYTSAGFQQSLQSALTKAGFNA, via the coding sequence ATGCAGGTCAAGACCACCATCACCGGCGGCAAGATCACCGCTATCACCTGGGTGCAGCTGCCGAGCGACGGGCACTCGCAGCGGATCAACAGTTATGCCGCCCCGGCCCTCGTCCAGGAGGCACTGCAGGCCCAGTCGGCCAACGTCGACGCGGTCTCCGGGGCCACCTACACCTCGGCGGGGTTCCAGCAGTCGCTGCAGTCCGCACTGACCAAGGCGGGCTTCAACGCCTGA
- a CDS encoding Crp/Fnr family transcriptional regulator — protein sequence MSHVPIFQALSAEDQAAVAELAVPTSVAKGEVIYRAGQAVSQLMVVHRGSIRVVRITPRGQERLIRVLGPGDFIGEGAFLTGERPDHWATAMTDSRMCVFRHEDLAGLVARHPGIGLVMLNTVSRRLSETERRLAASTSAEIDVRLADYLLDLPSQRSGDLVRLTLPLAKKDVASLLGTTPETLSRTLARMAKDGLIALHGARDIDLLDTDALVALVEGR from the coding sequence GTGAGCCATGTACCGATCTTCCAGGCTCTGTCGGCGGAGGACCAGGCAGCGGTCGCCGAACTCGCCGTGCCGACCTCGGTGGCGAAGGGCGAGGTCATCTACCGGGCCGGTCAGGCCGTGTCCCAGTTGATGGTGGTGCACCGCGGCAGCATCCGGGTCGTCCGCATCACTCCCCGGGGCCAGGAGCGGCTGATCCGCGTCCTCGGGCCGGGGGACTTCATCGGCGAGGGTGCCTTCCTCACCGGCGAACGACCTGATCACTGGGCCACCGCGATGACGGACAGCCGGATGTGCGTCTTCCGCCACGAGGATCTCGCCGGTCTGGTCGCCCGCCATCCCGGGATCGGGCTCGTCATGCTCAACACGGTGAGCCGGCGACTGTCGGAGACGGAGCGCCGGCTGGCGGCCTCGACCTCCGCGGAGATCGATGTCCGCCTCGCGGACTACCTGTTGGACCTGCCCTCGCAGCGGAGCGGTGACCTGGTCCGCCTCACGCTGCCGTTGGCGAAGAAGGACGTCGCCTCGCTGCTCGGGACCACCCCGGAGACCCTCAGCCGGACACTGGCCCGGATGGCCAAGGACGGCCTGATCGCCCTTCATGGCGCCCGCGACATCGACCTTCTGGATACCGACGCACTGGTGGCGCTGGTCGAGGGGCGCTGA
- a CDS encoding PIG-L deacetylase family protein produces MPTSSVLAIVAHPDDESFGLGAVLDTLVSGGAEGGVLCYTRGEASTLHGVEGDLTELRVGELTAAAEKLGLTHVRLCEYPDGDLASIDRTELAAVAVEQARAQRADLVLVLDESGITGHPDHRAATAAGLAAADELGLPVLAWTLSPPIADALNAEFPAGFIGTEGDEVWQVSREHQVEAAKAHASQALPTSVLWRRLKLMGDEEHVRWLRRAAR; encoded by the coding sequence ATGCCAACGTCGTCCGTCCTCGCCATCGTCGCCCACCCCGACGACGAGTCCTTCGGCCTCGGAGCGGTCCTCGACACCCTGGTCAGTGGGGGCGCCGAGGGCGGGGTGCTCTGCTACACCCGCGGTGAGGCGTCGACTCTCCACGGCGTGGAAGGTGACCTGACTGAGCTGCGGGTCGGCGAGCTGACCGCGGCCGCTGAGAAGCTCGGCCTGACCCACGTACGGCTCTGCGAGTACCCCGACGGGGACCTCGCCTCGATCGACCGTACGGAACTCGCGGCTGTCGCCGTCGAGCAGGCGCGCGCCCAGCGGGCCGACCTCGTCCTGGTGCTGGACGAGTCGGGCATCACCGGCCATCCGGACCACCGGGCCGCCACCGCGGCCGGCCTGGCCGCCGCCGACGAACTCGGCCTTCCGGTGCTCGCCTGGACCCTGTCACCCCCGATCGCCGACGCGTTGAACGCGGAGTTCCCGGCGGGATTCATCGGCACCGAGGGCGATGAGGTGTGGCAGGTGTCCCGGGAGCACCAGGTGGAGGCCGCCAAGGCTCATGCCAGCCAGGCCCTGCCGACGTCGGTGCTGTGGCGTCGGCTGAAGCTGATGGGCGACGAGGAGCACGTCCGCTGGTTGCGGCGCGCTGCGCGCTGA
- a CDS encoding ATP-binding cassette domain-containing protein encodes MIRAQGLTRTFRRGKDVIEAVSAIDVDVRGGELVAFLGPNGAGKSTTLRMLTTLLRPTAGTANVAGYDVVDEPAQVRARIGYIGQGTGGGYSYRVLDELHNQGRFYHLPTSEYRARAADLMESLELTGLAKRKVQSLSGGQRRRLDVALGLMNRPPLLFLDEPTTGLDPQSRANLWHHIVTMREHYGMTLVLTTHYLDEADNVAERVVIIDHGRIVADASPATLKRDHADDLITLQVATGDGTIVREALLGFPGEITVDPGADPAGQVRARISTIHGDRVLPAAIERLRDHGLAVQAADLKKATLDDVFLNLTGRSLREEARA; translated from the coding sequence GTGATCAGAGCCCAGGGCCTCACCCGGACCTTCCGGCGTGGCAAGGACGTCATCGAGGCGGTCAGTGCGATCGACGTCGACGTCCGAGGAGGTGAGCTCGTCGCGTTCCTGGGACCCAACGGCGCGGGGAAGTCCACCACCCTGCGGATGCTCACCACACTGCTGCGCCCCACCGCGGGCACCGCGAACGTGGCCGGCTATGACGTCGTCGACGAGCCCGCCCAGGTCCGGGCCCGGATCGGCTACATCGGTCAGGGCACCGGTGGCGGCTACTCGTACCGGGTCCTCGACGAGCTCCACAACCAGGGCCGCTTCTACCACCTCCCGACGTCCGAATACCGGGCCCGTGCGGCCGACCTGATGGAGTCCCTGGAGCTGACGGGATTGGCGAAGCGCAAGGTGCAATCGCTGTCCGGGGGCCAGCGACGCCGGCTGGATGTCGCCCTCGGACTGATGAACCGCCCTCCGCTCCTCTTCCTCGACGAACCGACGACCGGCCTCGACCCGCAGTCGCGGGCCAACCTGTGGCACCACATCGTCACGATGCGGGAGCACTACGGGATGACGCTGGTGCTGACCACCCACTACCTCGACGAGGCCGACAACGTCGCCGAGCGCGTGGTGATCATCGACCACGGCCGGATCGTCGCGGACGCCTCGCCGGCCACCCTCAAGCGCGACCACGCCGACGACCTGATCACGCTGCAGGTCGCGACCGGCGACGGCACGATCGTCCGCGAGGCGCTCCTCGGATTCCCCGGCGAGATCACGGTGGACCCTGGCGCCGACCCGGCCGGCCAGGTCCGCGCCAGGATCTCCACCATCCACGGTGACCGGGTGCTGCCCGCCGCCATCGAGCGTCTCCGGGACCACGGCCTCGCGGTCCAGGCGGCGGACCTGAAGAAAGCGACCCTCGACGACGTCTTCCTCAACCTCACCGGGCGCAGCCTGCGCGAGGAGGCCCGGGCATGA
- a CDS encoding ABC transporter permease — translation MNEGTVQKFIGDTTAVFVREIMLFLRDPFSLVFSLLQPLIFLALFGPLLSGAVGGMGGPVALGTSPLQWFVPGVIVMISLFGTSMTGSNLLYELMTGSYERVLATPLDRSAILVGRALKEFAPLFVQGLIIAIACVPFGFRLHPLHLLAGLILLGVFGVGIGALSYALGLASKGREWVFWGVQQTLLFPLLILSGMMLPLEAGPAWMQVASRFSPLTYIVEAERALASGTFASGAVLWGVVAAALTAAVGLAVGIRKTRTTI, via the coding sequence ATGAACGAGGGGACCGTGCAGAAGTTCATTGGCGACACCACCGCGGTGTTCGTCCGCGAGATCATGCTCTTCCTTCGCGACCCCTTCTCGCTGGTGTTCTCCCTGCTGCAACCCCTGATCTTCCTGGCCCTCTTCGGACCGCTGCTGAGTGGCGCCGTCGGCGGGATGGGTGGGCCGGTGGCCCTCGGCACCAGCCCGCTGCAGTGGTTCGTGCCGGGGGTGATCGTGATGATCAGCCTCTTCGGGACGTCGATGACGGGATCCAACCTGCTCTACGAGCTGATGACCGGATCGTACGAGCGGGTGCTCGCCACCCCGCTGGACCGCTCGGCGATCCTCGTCGGCCGGGCCCTCAAGGAGTTCGCGCCGCTCTTCGTCCAGGGCCTGATCATCGCGATCGCCTGCGTCCCGTTCGGCTTCCGCCTCCATCCGTTGCACCTGCTGGCGGGCCTGATCCTGCTGGGCGTCTTCGGCGTCGGCATCGGTGCCCTGTCGTACGCGCTGGGGCTGGCCAGCAAGGGACGCGAATGGGTCTTCTGGGGCGTCCAGCAGACGCTGTTGTTCCCGTTGCTGATCCTGTCCGGGATGATGCTGCCGCTGGAGGCCGGGCCCGCGTGGATGCAGGTCGCCTCCCGGTTCAGTCCCCTGACGTACATCGTGGAGGCCGAACGCGCGCTGGCCAGCGGCACCTTCGCCAGCGGCGCCGTCCTGTGGGGCGTCGTCGCCGCGGCGCTGACGGCGGCGGTCGGTCTGGCCGTCGGCATCCGCAAGACCCGGACGACGATCTAG
- a CDS encoding group II truncated hemoglobin → MVSMQTLYEAAGGAEGIRRLADAWHLRVMADEVVSHAFRHGFHPEHTERLAAYWSEALGGPTTYTDLYGDETTVVRLHSGNGDHEEMDQRAIACFDQALADTGITDAPLARALHDYFAWATTTSMAAYPVSPDEVPEGLTIPRWSWEGLLP, encoded by the coding sequence ATGGTGTCCATGCAGACCCTGTACGAGGCCGCAGGCGGCGCGGAAGGAATCCGACGACTGGCCGACGCCTGGCACCTGCGGGTGATGGCGGACGAGGTCGTCAGCCACGCCTTCAGACACGGATTCCATCCAGAGCACACCGAACGGCTTGCCGCCTACTGGTCTGAGGCCCTCGGCGGCCCGACCACCTACACCGATCTCTACGGCGACGAGACCACTGTGGTCCGCCTCCACAGCGGAAACGGGGACCACGAGGAGATGGACCAGCGCGCGATCGCGTGCTTCGACCAGGCGCTGGCGGACACAGGCATCACGGACGCGCCACTCGCGAGGGCGCTGCACGACTACTTCGCCTGGGCGACGACCACCTCGATGGCCGCCTATCCGGTGTCCCCTGATGAAGTGCCCGAAGGATTGACGATCCCCCGCTGGTCCTGGGAGGGACTTCTCCCCTGA
- a CDS encoding ImmA/IrrE family metallo-endopeptidase, which yields MDYYEVEPDLAVPTGEYVEEWLEDHEMTQAELARRTGVSRKHISTVISGAPVSTEFATKLELVTGVPAERWLALEATYRSELARLGLEEKYALRSDILDLFGPSLTYLREREVIKGNRRKPGQLILQLMAYFQVADPDALLAPRNHFALAFRQSAAIQVNEASVSTWLRTAELHRLHEPLNTPFDRDGLQELLPSLRSLSRELQSDPGAWIRALAGVGVHVIPLAEVKGCRAYGATYWSGGQPILVLSARGKNDGALWFTLFHELGHVLLHANEGFVEQRDGVEAVDVREEEANRFAEDALVPARYRPELNQLKSKHDVKVFAMKIGVSPGVVLQHLHYHDYPRWPHQNGTDLFIKVQIGED from the coding sequence GTGGACTACTACGAGGTTGAGCCGGACCTCGCCGTGCCGACGGGTGAGTACGTCGAGGAGTGGCTCGAGGATCATGAGATGACGCAGGCCGAGCTGGCACGTCGGACTGGCGTATCTCGCAAGCACATCAGCACGGTGATCTCTGGGGCGCCCGTGAGCACGGAGTTCGCGACCAAGCTGGAGTTGGTCACCGGGGTGCCGGCCGAACGGTGGCTGGCCCTCGAGGCGACGTATCGGAGTGAGCTTGCACGGCTTGGCCTGGAGGAGAAGTACGCCCTACGGAGCGACATCCTGGATCTGTTCGGTCCCAGCCTTACGTACCTGCGTGAGCGCGAGGTAATCAAGGGGAACCGTCGGAAGCCGGGTCAACTCATCCTCCAGCTCATGGCGTATTTCCAGGTTGCCGACCCGGACGCGCTGCTCGCGCCGCGGAACCACTTCGCCTTGGCCTTCCGGCAGTCCGCTGCCATTCAGGTCAACGAGGCCAGCGTGAGCACGTGGCTTCGGACAGCCGAGCTTCATCGCTTGCATGAGCCGTTGAATACCCCGTTTGACCGCGACGGGCTCCAAGAGCTGCTGCCCAGCCTGCGCAGCCTTTCTCGGGAACTGCAGAGCGATCCTGGCGCGTGGATCAGGGCTTTGGCGGGCGTTGGCGTACACGTTATTCCCCTGGCCGAAGTGAAGGGGTGCCGGGCCTATGGCGCGACCTACTGGAGTGGCGGACAGCCGATCCTGGTCCTGAGTGCTCGCGGCAAGAACGATGGCGCCCTCTGGTTCACTCTCTTCCACGAGTTGGGTCACGTCCTGCTTCACGCCAACGAGGGTTTCGTGGAACAGCGGGACGGGGTGGAGGCCGTCGATGTCCGTGAGGAAGAGGCCAACCGCTTCGCAGAGGACGCGCTTGTTCCAGCGCGCTACCGACCGGAGCTGAATCAGCTGAAATCCAAGCATGATGTGAAGGTCTTCGCGATGAAGATCGGGGTCAGTCCCGGCGTCGTGCTCCAGCATCTTCACTACCACGATTACCCACGCTGGCCGCATCAGAACGGTACGGACCTTTTCATCAAGGTCCAGATCGGCGAAGACTGA
- a CDS encoding type I restriction enzyme HsdR N-terminal domain-containing protein: protein MAFEDALSDLASKVSEYRDTLQTEEATKNAVVMPFISRVLGYDVFNPAEVVPEFICDIGIKKGEKIDYAIMRDGVVQMLIEAKQIGTPLTLENAGQLVRYFHVSNARIGVLTNGQYWNFYTDLDKSNIMDEKPFLRLNLFDVDPYTLPELKKLTKSTFDLESVLIAAEELKYVSALKAEIAREFADPDEDFMRLFATRVYEGSLTAKMREFFLGITRKAATQYINDRVNERLKSALQGQGPAIGAAVPVPDTTTTLDDTEDEADVDRGIETTLEEIEAYNIVRAIVAAQVPIDRIAHRDTKSYFGVLLDDNNRKPICRLHFNRKQKYLGLFDGEKNETRIPIDRVEEIYNHVDALRATVSAYAE from the coding sequence GTGGCGTTCGAGGATGCACTGAGCGATCTGGCGTCGAAGGTCTCGGAGTACCGGGACACACTGCAGACCGAGGAAGCGACGAAGAACGCGGTCGTCATGCCGTTCATCAGTCGCGTGCTTGGCTATGACGTGTTCAACCCGGCCGAGGTTGTGCCCGAGTTCATCTGTGACATCGGGATCAAGAAGGGCGAGAAGATCGACTACGCGATCATGCGCGATGGCGTGGTCCAGATGCTCATCGAGGCGAAGCAGATCGGCACGCCGCTGACCCTGGAGAACGCCGGGCAGCTGGTCCGCTACTTCCACGTGTCGAACGCTCGCATCGGGGTCCTCACCAACGGGCAGTACTGGAACTTCTACACCGACCTCGACAAGTCGAACATCATGGACGAGAAGCCGTTCCTCCGGCTCAACCTCTTCGACGTCGACCCGTACACGCTGCCTGAGCTGAAGAAGCTCACCAAGTCCACGTTCGACCTGGAGTCCGTCCTCATTGCGGCAGAGGAGCTGAAGTACGTCTCGGCATTGAAGGCCGAGATCGCTCGCGAGTTTGCCGACCCCGACGAGGACTTCATGCGCCTGTTCGCCACACGGGTCTACGAAGGGTCGCTGACCGCGAAGATGCGCGAGTTCTTCCTCGGGATCACCCGGAAGGCCGCGACGCAATACATCAACGACCGGGTGAACGAGCGGCTCAAGTCCGCCCTCCAAGGCCAAGGGCCTGCCATTGGCGCGGCCGTTCCCGTCCCGGACACCACGACGACGCTCGACGACACCGAGGATGAAGCCGACGTGGACCGGGGGATCGAGACGACCCTTGAGGAGATCGAGGCCTACAACATCGTCCGAGCTATCGTCGCCGCCCAAGTCCCTATCGACCGGATCGCCCACCGCGACACGAAGTCGTACTTCGGGGTCCTGCTCGACGACAACAACCGCAAGCCGATCTGCCGCCTGCACTTCAATCGCAAGCAGAAGTACCTCGGCCTGTTCGACGGCGAGAAGAACGAGACCCGCATCCCGATCGATCGAGTCGAAGAGATCTACAACCACGTCGACGCACTCCGGGCAACCGTCAGCGCCTACGCCGAGTGA
- a CDS encoding uridine kinase family protein, translated as MADVNAFIRSGRHLELIGIAEALHEKKISLIADSILTQQRALRALLIAGPSSSGKTSFLSRLNTQLFVNGFRPVGLSLDNYYLDHDRTPVDADGLPDFDVPQAFDLPLLRDHIRRLVDGEPVDVPEFDFVTGRRTDHRTTLQVGPNEILVIEGIHALNPALVGRIDRNRLYKIHVSALGGLNVDLVNRVPTSEIRLIRRIVRDDRDRGTPAEQTLERWASVRRGEYRNIFRFQEDADVMFNSSMVYELNALRRPAEAVLQRIGDDSRVRDARDRLLNLLTFFDPIDSSKVPFNSLLREFIGGSIYFDP; from the coding sequence GTGGCCGACGTCAACGCCTTCATCCGGTCCGGACGGCACCTGGAGCTGATCGGGATCGCCGAGGCCCTGCACGAGAAGAAGATCTCTCTCATCGCCGATTCGATCCTCACCCAGCAGCGGGCGCTGCGCGCCCTGCTCATCGCGGGCCCTTCCTCGTCGGGCAAGACGTCATTCCTGAGCCGGCTCAACACCCAACTGTTCGTCAACGGCTTCCGGCCGGTCGGGCTGTCGCTGGACAACTACTACCTCGACCACGACCGGACCCCGGTGGACGCCGATGGCCTGCCCGACTTCGATGTCCCGCAGGCCTTCGACCTGCCGCTGCTGCGTGACCACATCCGCCGACTCGTCGACGGTGAGCCCGTCGACGTCCCGGAGTTCGACTTCGTGACGGGGCGCCGCACCGACCACCGTACGACGCTCCAGGTCGGGCCGAACGAGATCCTCGTCATCGAGGGCATCCACGCGCTCAACCCGGCCCTCGTCGGCAGGATCGACCGCAATCGGCTGTACAAGATCCACGTCAGTGCGCTGGGCGGTCTGAACGTCGACCTGGTCAATCGGGTGCCCACCTCCGAGATCCGGCTGATCCGCCGGATCGTACGCGACGACCGGGACCGCGGGACCCCGGCCGAACAGACCCTCGAGCGATGGGCCAGCGTGCGCCGCGGGGAGTATCGCAACATCTTCCGCTTCCAGGAGGATGCCGACGTGATGTTCAACTCGAGCATGGTCTACGAGCTGAACGCCCTGCGTCGCCCGGCCGAGGCGGTGCTGCAGCGGATCGGAGACGACAGCCGGGTGCGGGACGCTCGCGACCGCCTGCTCAACCTGCTCACGTTCTTCGACCCGATCGACAGCTCGAAGGTGCCGTTCAACTCGCTGCTGCGGGAGTTCATCGGCGGCAGCATCTACTTCGACCCGTGA
- a CDS encoding cytochrome b/b6 domain-containing protein, which yields MIGTTVAGTRRAARVRILAAVGVGLGALVLAVVAARWVWTWPAVAAFVRRYPGVAAGSSYRGTPAWVAVLHAANLFLLVQIIRSGLVLRRGGRPCGHWTPRTGRRKGERVTVEQWFHVALDLVWLLTGLVFVVLLILSGRWVRLVPTTVDVVPNALSVALQYLSGHWPEPNGWLVYNALQQLAYGGVVFVLAPVAALTGLRMSLWWPPRPKLDRWFTVERTRALHAAVMVLFVLFVVIHVTLVASTGVVRALDHMFAARDGESLAGVYVLVGVLLVSAAAVAAARPVILRSLAGLTGRVTR from the coding sequence ATGATCGGCACGACCGTTGCCGGGACGCGGCGCGCCGCCCGGGTCCGGATCCTCGCAGCGGTCGGTGTCGGCCTCGGGGCGCTCGTCCTCGCGGTGGTGGCGGCACGATGGGTCTGGACCTGGCCGGCGGTGGCGGCCTTCGTGCGACGCTACCCGGGCGTCGCCGCCGGATCGTCGTACCGGGGGACGCCCGCCTGGGTGGCGGTCCTGCACGCGGCGAACCTGTTCCTCCTCGTGCAGATCATCCGTTCGGGTCTGGTGCTGCGCCGCGGTGGTCGTCCCTGCGGGCACTGGACCCCGCGTACCGGCCGCCGCAAGGGGGAGCGGGTCACCGTCGAGCAGTGGTTCCACGTCGCGCTCGACCTGGTGTGGCTGCTCACGGGCCTGGTGTTCGTCGTCCTGCTGATCCTCAGCGGTCGGTGGGTCCGGCTGGTCCCGACGACTGTGGACGTCGTCCCAAACGCGCTGTCGGTCGCCCTGCAGTACCTGTCGGGACATTGGCCGGAGCCGAACGGCTGGCTGGTCTACAACGCCCTGCAGCAGTTGGCCTACGGCGGCGTCGTCTTCGTGCTGGCGCCGGTCGCGGCCCTCACCGGACTGCGGATGTCACTGTGGTGGCCGCCCCGGCCGAAGCTCGACCGCTGGTTCACGGTCGAACGCACCAGAGCGCTGCACGCCGCGGTGATGGTGCTGTTCGTCCTCTTCGTGGTCATCCACGTCACGCTGGTGGCCTCGACCGGTGTCGTCCGCGCCCTTGACCACATGTTCGCCGCCCGCGACGGCGAGTCGCTGGCCGGGGTCTACGTGCTGGTGGGCGTCCTCCTCGTGAGCGCCGCGGCCGTCGCGGCGGCACGCCCGGTCATTCTCCGCAGTCTGGCCGGGCTCACCGGCCGCGTCACCCGCTAG